GACCAACATCAAGCGCCTGATGGATCTCGGCTGCTATCGGGGCTTGCGCCATCGCCGCGGCCTGCCGGTGCGCGGCCAGCGAACCCACACCAACGCGCGCACCCGCAAGGGCCCCGTGCGCATTGCCATCGCCGGCAAGAAGAAAGTTACCAAGGGCTGATCCGTCCCTCTCCGGACTAGCCTCCGTTCGACCGTCGCTCGAAGTCACTCGCAAGGAACGATCATGGCCAAAACCGCATCCGCTCCCGCCCAGGCTGCCGCCGAAGCCAAACCGGCAACGCGCGCGCGGCGCAAGGAGCGCAAGAACATCGTCTCCGGCATCGCGCACGTGAACGCCAGCTTCAACAACACGATGATCACCATCACCGACGCGCAGGGCAACGCCATCGCCTGGGCGTCGGCCGGCAGCTCGGGCTTCAAGGGCTCGCGCAAGTCGACGCCCTACGCCGCCCAGGTGGCGGGCGAGGCGGCCGGGCGCAAGGCGCTCGAACACGGGATGAAAACGCTCGAGGTCGAAGTCAAAGGTCCGGGCTCGGGGCGCGAATCCGCGCTGCGCGCCCTGCAAAACGTCGGCTTCACCATTACCGCCATCCGCGATGTGACGCCGATACCGCACAACGGTTGCCGGCCGCGCAAGCGTCGACGGGTCTAGGCGTCCGACGTCGTCTTTCGATCGTGCTCGGCGCGCGGCGCGCCTTGCCGCCAGTCATAGCGAACAAGAGGATCGATCCGTGATTCAGAAAAATTGGGAAAAGCTGATCAAGCCGTCCAAGCTCGAAATCCACGCGAGCGACGATCCGAAACGGCGTGCGACCATCATCGCCGAGCCGCTCGAGCACGGGTTCGGCCTGACGCTCGGCAACGCGCTCCGGCGGGTGCTGCTGTCCTCGCTCCAGGGCGCGGCGGTCACCTCGATCCAGATCGACGGCGTGCTGCATGAATTCTCGACCATCCCCGGCGTGCGCGAGGACGTGACCGACATCGTCCTTAATATCAAGATGCTTGCCATCAAGATGCACGGCGACGGGCCGAAACGCATGACGCTGACGGCCGAAGGACCGTGCGAAGTCACCGCTGGCATGATTTCGGCGGGCGGCGATATCGAAATCCTCAATCCCGATCTCGTCATCTGCGCCCTCGACAAGAAAGCGACGCTGAACATGGAACTGATGGTCGAGTCGGGCAAAGGCTACGTTCCCGCCAATCAGAGCCGTCCGGAAGATTCGCCGATCGGGCGCATTCCGGTGGATGCCGTGTTTTCGCCGGTGCGGAAAGTGGCCTATAAGGTCGACGCTACTCGCCACGGCCAGTACACCGATTACGACAAGCTCACGCTCGACGTCACCACCAATGGCACTGTCAGCCCCGAGGACGCGGTCGCGCTCGCGGCGCGCATCGTCACCGACCAGATGCAGCTCTTCATCAATTTCGAGGAACCGAAACTCGCCACCGCGGTGGATGCGCGCGAAGACCTGCCGTTCAGCCGCAACCTGCTGAAAAAAGTCGAGGAATTGGAACTGTCGGTTCGTTCGGCCAACTGCCTCAAGAACGACAACATCATTTACATCGGCGATCTGGTCCAGAAGTCGGAGGCGGAAATGCTCCGCACTCCGAATTTCGGGCGCAAGTCGCTTAACGAAATCAAGGAAGTGCTCGCCCACATGGGGCTGCATCTCGGCATGCAGATTCCCAATTGGCCGCCCGAGAACATCGAGGAACTGGCCAAAAAGCTGGAAGAGCCGTACTGAGATCGCCGAAAGGGAATTCCGCCCATGCGTCACGCCAATCGAGGCCGCAAACTGAACATGAAGACGCAGCATCGCCATGCGGTGCTGCGCGACCTCGCGACGGCGCTGTTTCGTCACGAGCAGATTTCGACCACGCTGCCCAAGGCCAAGGAACTGAAGCGCTTCGCCGAACGGCTGGTGACGCTCGGCAAGAAGGGCACGCTCGCTGCTCGGCGCCAGGCGGCGGCGATCCTGCGCGACAACGAAGTGGTGCAGAAGCTGTTCGGGCCGCTCGCCACCCGCTACAAGACGCGTCGGGGGGGCTACACCCGCGTGCTCAAGGCGGGCTTCCGCTACGGCGACGCGGCGGCGATGGCTTTTATCGAGTTGGTCGACCGCGACCGTGCCGCCAAGGGCGCCGCCGACCGCGCACGCACCAAGAAGGCGGCCGAGGAAGCGGCCAAGGCCGAAGCATCCGCCGCGGCCTGACGCGGCGCGCGCGCCCCGCGCGCATCAATACCGATTTTAGCGTGGGCGGCCCGTCGCTAACGGGCCGCCTTATGCTTTTGACGATGATCGGTAAATAATATATATTAAACGAATCAATGGGTTAGACAATTTTCACCGTGCCGAAAGGGGCTTCGGCGCGCCTATATACTGCCATGCTCCGGACCCCAAAGGTCGACGAGGCTCTCGCCATGATGCTTCAGCCGCGCGCATCGATCCTGGTCGTTTTGGCGATGGCCTTGGCGACCGGCCTGGTCGCGCCGCTTGCGGCTCAGGACACGCGCGTGCCGCAAACCCGCGCCGAAATGCACGCGTCCTTCGCGCCCCTGGTACGCAAGGCGGCCCCGGCGGTGGTCAACATCTACACCAGCAAAGTGGTGCGGACCCGGCGTGGCCCGACCCTGTTCGACGATCCCTTCTTCCGTCGCTTCTTCGGCGAGGCGTTCCCCGGCTTCGAAAGCCAGCGCGAGCAGACCCAGAACTCCCTCGGTTCGGGCGTGATCCTGCGGCCCGAGGGACTGGTCGTCACCAACGCCCACGTGATCGAGGGCGCCGAACAGATCGTGGTCGTATTGGCGGACCGCCGCCAGTTCCCGGCCCAGGTGATCGGACGCGACGAGCGCACCGACATCGCCATCCTGCGCGTCGAGGCGGGCGAGCCGTTGCCGCACCTGGAGCTTGGCGATTCGGACGCGCTCGAGGTCGGCGACATCGTGCTCGCCATCGGCAATCCGTTCGGGGTCGGCCAGACCGTGACCAGCGGTATCGTTTCCGCGCTCGCGCGCACCAACGTCGGCGTATCCGATCTCAACTCCTTTATTCAGACCGACGCCGCCATCAATCCCGGCAATTCCGGCGGCGCCCTGGTGGCCATGGACGGGCGCGTGGTCGGGATCAACACCGCCATCTTTTCCCGCTCGGGCGGTTCGCACGGCATCGGATTCGCAATTCCCTCGACCATGGTGCGCGCCGTGATCGCCGGCTTCGCCAAGGGGGACGGGCGGTTGGTCCGGCCTTGGCTCGGCGCCGTCACTCGCGCCGTCGGTCCCGACGACGCTTCCCAGTTGAAGCTGCCCCGACCCGTGGGCGCGGTGGTCGAATCTGTCCATCCCAAGAGCCCGGCGGCCAAGGCCGGCATCCGTCCCGGCGACGTGATCCTGTCTGTAAACGGCCGCGAGATCGAAGACGACAACGCGCTTCGCTACCGCATCGCCACCCTCGCGCTCGGCGATACCGCGACCTTCAAGCTGTGGCGCAAGGGCGCAAGCGTCGAGGCGCGCGCACCTCTCGAAGCGCCGGTCGAGGATCCGCCGCGCGATCTCACCGCGCTGTCCGGGGCGCACCCGTTGGCTGGCGCGGTGGTCGCCAACATGTCCCCGGCGCTGGCCGAGGAACTCGGCGGCGAGCGCTTTCCCGCCGGGGTTTACGTTCTTCAAATCCGCGGCGGCTCGCCGGCGGCGCGTTTCGGCTTCCGTCCTGGCGACGCGCTGCGCGAGTTGAACGGTCGCAAGGTGGAAACGGTGCGCGAATTGGTCCAGGTGCTGGAGCGTCCGGCGGAACGCTGGGCGATCGGCCTCGACCGCGGCGGCCAGCGCCTGTCGGTGGTGATCGGGCGATGAGCACCTTGTTCGAAGCCCAGGCCCCGCGGCCGCTTGCCGATCGGCTCCGGCCCGCGTCGCTCGCCGAAGTGGTCGGCCAGGACCATCTGCTCGGCCCCGAGGGACCGATCGGGCGGATGGTGCGCGCGGGCAAGCTCGGCTCGATCATCCTGTGGGGACCGCCCGGTTCGGGCAAGACCACCATCGCCCGCTTGCTCGCCGAGCACACCTCGCTGCACTTCGAGCCGCTTTCGGCCGTGTTCTCGGGCGTCGCCGATCTCCGCCGGGTGTTCGACGCGGCCCGCAAGCGCCGCCAGGCGGGGCAGGGGACGCTGCTGTTCATCGACGAAATTCACCGTTTCAACCGCGCCCAGCAGGACGGTTTTCTGCCCTACGTCGAGGACGGCACCGTGACCCTGGTCGGCGCGACCACCGAGAACCCATCGTTCGAGTTGGTTGCGGCCCTGCTCTCGCGCTGCCAGGTGCTGGTGTTGAAGCGCCTGGACGACGCGGCGCTCGAAGCCCTGATTGCGCGGGCGGAGAAGATCGTGGGGCCGTTACCCTTGACCGGGGACGGCCGAGCGGCGCTCCGCGCCATGGCCGATGGGGATGGTCGCTATCTCTTCAACATGGCGGAGGCGTTGGCCGAAGCCCCGCCCAAAACCGCGCTCGATGCCGCCGGGCTCGCGGCCTTCGTTCAGCGCCGCCGGCCGCTCTACGACAAGGGTCAGGAAGGCCATTACAACCTCATCAGCGCCCTGCATAAGTCGCTGCGCGGTTCCGACACCGACGCCGCCCTCTATTGGCTCGCGCGCATGCTGGCGGGGGGCGAGGACCCGCGCTACATCGCCCGCCGGTTGCTCCGTTTCGCGGTCGAGGACGTCGGCCTTGCCGATCCCGAGGCGGTCCATCAGGCGCTCGCCGCTTGGGACACTTACGAACGCCTGGGCAGCCCGGAAGGGGAAATCGGTCTCGTGCAATGCGTCATCTATCTCGGCACCGCGCCCAAGTCGAATGCGCTCTACGTGGCCGAAGGGGTGGCCAAGCGCGCGGCAGAGGAAACTGGCTCGCTGATGCCGCCCATGCACATCCTCAACGCGCCGACGCGCCTCATGCGCGATCTCGGCTACGGTAAGGGTTACGAATACGACCACGACGCACCGGAGGCTTTTTCCGGCCAAAACTATTTCCCGGACGGCATGGCGCGGCGGCGGTTTTACGAGCCGACCGAGCGCGGCTTCGAGCGCGAGATCGCCAAGCGCCTCGAATACTGGGACAAGCTGCGCGAGCGGCGCGTAGCGACCACGAAGGGATAATGGCCATGTCGATCCAGATGATTGTTTCCATCGCCGTCGGCGGGGCGGCAGGCGCGGTCGCGCGCCATGCCCTGATGGGCGCGGTCGGCCATTGGCTCGGCACGGGCTTTCCCTGGGCGACGCTCGCGGTCAATACGATCGGGTGTTTCGTCATGGGGGCGCTGACGGAAGCCTTCGCGCTTGCCTGGTCGGCAAGCCCGGAGATGCGGGCGTTTCTGACGGTCGGATTTCTCGGCGCGTTCACCACGTTTTCCGCTTTCACTCTCGATGTCAACCTGCTGATGGTGCAGGGGCGGTTGATGCCCGCGGCCCTTTATGTCGCGGCGTCCGTGCTGTTGACCATTCTGGCGTTCTTCGCCGGCATGGCTTTGTTGAGGCAACTTTTGCCATGAACGCGCGTCCGCCCACCACTGTTGCCACCGTGCGGGTCGCTGCTGACGAGGACGGGCTGCGCCTGGATCGCTGGTTCCGCCGCCATTACCCGGAGCTGACCCACGGGCGGCTGGAAAAACTCCTGCGCACCGGCCAGGTACGGGTCGACGGCGGGCGGGTGAAATCCGGCTTTAGGCTGGTGGCGGGACAAACGGTCCGCGTGCCGCCGCTAGGTCGGCCGTCGAATCGTGCGGCGCCGGAAAAGCCGGTTGCCGCGGCGGATGCACGGATGCTCGCCGCGCGGGTGCTCTACAAGGACGACGACGTGATCGTGATCGACAAGCCCGCCGGTCTCGCCGTGCAGGGCGGAACCGGCACCCATCGGCATCTGGACGCGATGCTGGATGCGCTTCGCTTCGGGGGCGAGCGGCCGCGCTTGGTGCATCGTCTCGACCGCGACACCAGCGGCGTTCTGGTGCTGGCGCGTACGGCCCAGGCGGCGGCCAAGCTTGCGGCCGCCTTTCGCGGGCGCGACGCGCGGAAAGTGTATTGGGCGGCGGTCGCGGGCGTGCCCCATCCGTCCGAAGGCCGCATCGACGCGCCGCTCGCCAAGGAGGGTGGCCCGAAAGGCGAACGGGTGGCGGTGGAGAACGAAGATGGCCAGCGCGCCGTGACGCGTTATCGCGTCGTCGACCGTGCGGGCAAACGCGCCGCTTGGCTGGTGTTGGAGCCTGAAACCGGCCGCACCCACCAGTTGCGGGTGCATGCCGCCGCCCTCGGCACGCCTATCTTGGGTGACGGCAAGTACGGCGGGAAAGGCGCGTTTCTGAGCGGGAGTAGTATCTCGCCCAAGCTGCATTTGCACGCTCGGGCGATCCGCATACCCCATCCGCGTTCGGGGACGATCGAAGTCGCCGCGCCGCTGCCCGAACACATGGCCGCGACTTGGCGATTCCTCGGGTTCGATTCGGCGAATGAAAATAGGCCATTCGGCGACGGAAAAATCCTGCGGCCGGAAAAATCCCATTTTAGGACGCCCGAACATGGGGTTGCGGTGGATGCGTAAAGAACTATATACACCTCTAGCTATATACGACTCCAACAATGCAGCCAGGGGTGTAGCTGACGATGACGGCGTATCGATTTCTTTGGGCGTTGGCGTTGAGTGGAAACGTACTTCTGGCGGCCGAACCGGTGATGGCGCAGGGTTCCGAACTCAATCTCGATATCGTCGCCAAGTGCGAAAGCACGGATGCTCAGTTCGAAATCGTCAACAAGGGCGAACGATGGCCGGGAATGGCAACCATATTCCTCCTTCGTGCCGACAATCACGCCGTGATCTCGCAGCGCCAGTTGCGCATGACGGTCGGCCAGCGCATCGTATTTCGGGCCCGGGAAGCGCCAGACACAATCGGGGTCGGATTGTGGATCAATCCGGATTGGTACAAGCGCGAATTTATGTTCGACGCCGTCATTCACTGCGAGTAAGGTCGCGTTTCGTCGCGCCCGATTGGCGCAACGCGAGGAGGTGGCCGTGACCGTACCACCACCCCTTCGCCTCGCGGTGTTCGATTGCGACGGTACTCTGGTCGACAGCCAGCATTCCATTGTCGCGGCGATGCGTGCGGCGTGTGCCGCCCAGGAGCTGGCGGAACCGTCAGCCGAGAAAATCCGCCGGGTGGTTGGCCTTCATTTGCTCGAAGCCATTCGCGCTCTATTGCCCACCGAATCCGACGGCACCATCGAGCGCGTCCACGCCGACTACATCGCCGTGTTCCGCGATTTGCGCGCAAGGGATTTGGTGCAAGATCCTCTCTATCCCGGCGCGCGCGAAGCCATCGAGTGTCTCAACGTGACGGGCTGGCTGCTCGGCGTCGCCACCGGCAAGTCCCATCGCGGCCTGATGGCGACGCTGGAGCGCCATGTGCTGGCCGATCGATTCGCCACCTTGCAGACGGCGGACCGGGCCGCGGGCAAGCCGCACCCCGAAATGTTGCATAAGGCGATGGCCGAAACGGGTGCCGATCCGTCGGCGACGGTGATGATCGGCGATACCACCTTCGACATGACGATGGCGCGCGCCGCCCGCACCAGGGCGGTAGGCGTGGCGTGGGGGTATCACCATGCCGATGAGTTGCGCGCCGCCGGCGCCGACTGCATCGTCTCCCGTTTTGCCGAGCTGCCGGCTGCCCTCGCGGCGTTGATGGGGGAAGCGACATGAAAACCCTAGGAAAAATACTGGGCGGTTTCGTTGTGCTCGCCGTCGCCGTGATCGTCGCCGGGGTCGCGGTTCTGAAGTCCATGGATTTCGATAACTACCGCGGCTTGATCGCCGACCAGGTCAAGGCCGCGACCGGGCGCGAACTGGTGATCGCGGGGCCGCTCAAGGTGGAAGTGTCGCTCAATCCGGCGCTCGCGGTCGAAGGCGTGACGTTCGCCAACGCCCCTTGGGGCTCGCGCAAGGACATGATCGTCCTCAAGCGCCTGGCGGCAGAAGTCCAGCTGTTGCCGTTGCTCCGGGGCGAGGTGCGCGTGAATCGGATGGTGCTGAGCGGCCTCGACGCTCTGTTCGAGATCGACGGCCAGGGCCGCGCCAACTGGGATATCGCGCCCGCCGGGCCGCCGTCGGCCCGGCCCGCCGGCGACAGCCGATCGCTGCCGGTGTTCGACAAAGTGGACATCCGCGACGTGCGGATCGATTATCGCGACGCGCGCGACGGAACCGCAATGAATCTGACGGTCGAGGCGTTCGCCCTGGAAAGCAAGGATGCCGAAAGTCCGATCGCCGTGACCCTTAAGGCGGCGCACGACGGACGGGCGGTTTCGGCCACGGGGCGGATCGGCG
This is a stretch of genomic DNA from Rhodospirillales bacterium. It encodes these proteins:
- a CDS encoding HAD-IA family hydrolase — encoded protein: MAVTVPPPLRLAVFDCDGTLVDSQHSIVAAMRAACAAQELAEPSAEKIRRVVGLHLLEAIRALLPTESDGTIERVHADYIAVFRDLRARDLVQDPLYPGAREAIECLNVTGWLLGVATGKSHRGLMATLERHVLADRFATLQTADRAAGKPHPEMLHKAMAETGADPSATVMIGDTTFDMTMARAARTRAVGVAWGYHHADELRAAGADCIVSRFAELPAALAALMGEAT
- a CDS encoding 50S ribosomal protein L17, producing the protein MRHANRGRKLNMKTQHRHAVLRDLATALFRHEQISTTLPKAKELKRFAERLVTLGKKGTLAARRQAAAILRDNEVVQKLFGPLATRYKTRRGGYTRVLKAGFRYGDAAAMAFIELVDRDRAAKGAADRARTKKAAEEAAKAEASAAA
- the rpsK gene encoding 30S ribosomal protein S11, which gives rise to MAKTASAPAQAAAEAKPATRARRKERKNIVSGIAHVNASFNNTMITITDAQGNAIAWASAGSSGFKGSRKSTPYAAQVAGEAAGRKALEHGMKTLEVEVKGPGSGRESALRALQNVGFTITAIRDVTPIPHNGCRPRKRRRV
- a CDS encoding RluA family pseudouridine synthase; protein product: MNARPPTTVATVRVAADEDGLRLDRWFRRHYPELTHGRLEKLLRTGQVRVDGGRVKSGFRLVAGQTVRVPPLGRPSNRAAPEKPVAAADARMLAARVLYKDDDVIVIDKPAGLAVQGGTGTHRHLDAMLDALRFGGERPRLVHRLDRDTSGVLVLARTAQAAAKLAAAFRGRDARKVYWAAVAGVPHPSEGRIDAPLAKEGGPKGERVAVENEDGQRAVTRYRVVDRAGKRAAWLVLEPETGRTHQLRVHAAALGTPILGDGKYGGKGAFLSGSSISPKLHLHARAIRIPHPRSGTIEVAAPLPEHMAATWRFLGFDSANENRPFGDGKILRPEKSHFRTPEHGVAVDA
- the crcB gene encoding fluoride efflux transporter CrcB, translating into MAMSIQMIVSIAVGGAAGAVARHALMGAVGHWLGTGFPWATLAVNTIGCFVMGALTEAFALAWSASPEMRAFLTVGFLGAFTTFSAFTLDVNLLMVQGRLMPAALYVAASVLLTILAFFAGMALLRQLLP
- a CDS encoding replication-associated recombination protein A; its protein translation is MSTLFEAQAPRPLADRLRPASLAEVVGQDHLLGPEGPIGRMVRAGKLGSIILWGPPGSGKTTIARLLAEHTSLHFEPLSAVFSGVADLRRVFDAARKRRQAGQGTLLFIDEIHRFNRAQQDGFLPYVEDGTVTLVGATTENPSFELVAALLSRCQVLVLKRLDDAALEALIARAEKIVGPLPLTGDGRAALRAMADGDGRYLFNMAEALAEAPPKTALDAAGLAAFVQRRRPLYDKGQEGHYNLISALHKSLRGSDTDAALYWLARMLAGGEDPRYIARRLLRFAVEDVGLADPEAVHQALAAWDTYERLGSPEGEIGLVQCVIYLGTAPKSNALYVAEGVAKRAAEETGSLMPPMHILNAPTRLMRDLGYGKGYEYDHDAPEAFSGQNYFPDGMARRRFYEPTERGFEREIAKRLEYWDKLRERRVATTKG
- a CDS encoding DNA-directed RNA polymerase subunit alpha, which gives rise to MIQKNWEKLIKPSKLEIHASDDPKRRATIIAEPLEHGFGLTLGNALRRVLLSSLQGAAVTSIQIDGVLHEFSTIPGVREDVTDIVLNIKMLAIKMHGDGPKRMTLTAEGPCEVTAGMISAGGDIEILNPDLVICALDKKATLNMELMVESGKGYVPANQSRPEDSPIGRIPVDAVFSPVRKVAYKVDATRHGQYTDYDKLTLDVTTNGTVSPEDAVALAARIVTDQMQLFINFEEPKLATAVDAREDLPFSRNLLKKVEELELSVRSANCLKNDNIIYIGDLVQKSEAEMLRTPNFGRKSLNEIKEVLAHMGLHLGMQIPNWPPENIEELAKKLEEPY
- a CDS encoding Do family serine endopeptidase — translated: MLRTPKVDEALAMMLQPRASILVVLAMALATGLVAPLAAQDTRVPQTRAEMHASFAPLVRKAAPAVVNIYTSKVVRTRRGPTLFDDPFFRRFFGEAFPGFESQREQTQNSLGSGVILRPEGLVVTNAHVIEGAEQIVVVLADRRQFPAQVIGRDERTDIAILRVEAGEPLPHLELGDSDALEVGDIVLAIGNPFGVGQTVTSGIVSALARTNVGVSDLNSFIQTDAAINPGNSGGALVAMDGRVVGINTAIFSRSGGSHGIGFAIPSTMVRAVIAGFAKGDGRLVRPWLGAVTRAVGPDDASQLKLPRPVGAVVESVHPKSPAAKAGIRPGDVILSVNGREIEDDNALRYRIATLALGDTATFKLWRKGASVEARAPLEAPVEDPPRDLTALSGAHPLAGAVVANMSPALAEELGGERFPAGVYVLQIRGGSPAARFGFRPGDALRELNGRKVETVRELVQVLERPAERWAIGLDRGGQRLSVVIGR